The following coding sequences are from one Halobacteriovorax sp. JY17 window:
- a CDS encoding acetyl-CoA C-acetyltransferase → MSEIKKVCIIDGARIPFCRSGSKYMGLSNKELMSTALKALVKKLSLEGKAVGEVSLGAVSKHAADFSLARECAIESGLSFSTPAFDVQMACGTSLEAAILLGNKIALGQIDCAIAGGVDTNSDVPIEFSKKFSDRLLRLNGAKTMGQKLSVLKGFSPKELLPKLPAVKEARTGKSMGESCEDMAKRWQISRFEQDQLAFESHQKAEAAYQEGFFDDLITPCAGTKKDNIVRGDTSLEKLNKLRTAFDKSANGTLTAGNSSPLSDGASCIFLCSEEYAKENNLKVMAYLTYSQSAAVNYIDDEGLLMAPAYAVPKMLKNAGMTLQDFDFYEIHEAFSAQVLCTLKAWEDEAFCKEKLGLDSALGSIDRAKLNVKGGSVALGHPFAATGTRIVTSLAKMLDQKGSGKGLISICTAGGMGVTAILEK, encoded by the coding sequence ATGTCTGAAATTAAAAAAGTTTGTATTATTGATGGAGCAAGAATTCCATTTTGCCGCTCAGGTTCTAAGTATATGGGACTTTCTAATAAGGAATTAATGAGTACTGCATTAAAAGCCTTGGTTAAAAAACTCTCTCTTGAAGGAAAAGCTGTTGGTGAAGTTTCTCTTGGAGCTGTGTCAAAGCACGCGGCTGATTTCTCTCTAGCTAGAGAGTGTGCGATAGAGAGTGGTCTCTCTTTTTCTACTCCGGCCTTTGACGTTCAAATGGCCTGTGGAACTTCACTAGAAGCAGCTATTCTTCTAGGAAATAAAATTGCTCTCGGCCAAATCGATTGCGCTATTGCTGGTGGCGTAGATACAAATAGTGATGTGCCAATTGAGTTCTCTAAGAAATTTTCTGATAGATTACTTCGCTTAAATGGAGCGAAGACTATGGGACAAAAACTTTCAGTCTTAAAAGGCTTCTCTCCAAAAGAGCTTCTACCAAAGCTCCCTGCTGTGAAAGAGGCGAGAACAGGTAAGTCTATGGGAGAGAGTTGTGAAGATATGGCAAAGAGATGGCAGATTTCTCGCTTTGAACAAGATCAACTAGCATTTGAGTCACATCAAAAAGCAGAAGCCGCTTATCAAGAAGGTTTCTTTGATGACTTAATCACACCGTGTGCAGGAACGAAGAAAGATAATATCGTGCGCGGTGATACATCGCTAGAGAAATTAAATAAGCTAAGAACCGCCTTTGATAAGAGTGCAAATGGAACTTTGACTGCTGGGAATAGTTCTCCTCTCTCTGATGGAGCTTCATGTATTTTTCTTTGTAGTGAGGAGTACGCAAAAGAAAATAACTTAAAGGTGATGGCCTACTTAACTTATTCACAATCTGCAGCTGTAAATTATATTGATGATGAAGGACTACTAATGGCACCGGCCTACGCAGTTCCAAAGATGTTAAAAAATGCAGGAATGACTCTGCAAGATTTTGATTTCTACGAAATTCATGAAGCCTTCTCTGCTCAAGTTCTCTGTACTCTTAAGGCCTGGGAAGATGAAGCTTTCTGCAAGGAGAAGCTAGGTCTAGACTCGGCACTTGGTTCAATCGATAGAGCTAAACTAAATGTAAAGGGTGGAAGTGTTGCTCTAGGGCATCCTTTCGCAGCAACAGGGACTCGAATTGTAACGTCTCTAGCAAAAATGTTAGATCAAAAAGGCTCAGGTAAGGGACTTATCTCAATTTGTACCGCAGGTGGAATGGGCGTTACGGCAATTTTGGAAAAATAA
- the recQ gene encoding DNA helicase RecQ, whose translation MTDSNQQENLSFSFFNSDQYKSSALEVLKTVFGHSEFRHHQEKIITEILEGRDVLALMPTGGGKSLCYQIPALVRDGVGIVISPLISLMEDQVSTLNEMGVRAAYLNSSLSRDEGRMIEEELINEEIDLLYLAPERLLQPYTLKLLSSLKVSVIAIDEAHCVSKWGPDFRPEYMNLSVLKQAFESVPRIALTATADIDSRKTIARELSLENARVFLSSFDRENISYEIELKNDDPQIQLLNFLERFDVDDAGIIYCLSRRKVEETAAFLVENGFTAYGYHAGMSAVKRRKVQHEFLSNEGVIIVATIAFGMGIDKPDVRFVAHMDLPKSVESYYQETGRAGRDGLSACAWMVYCKRDAAVLKHLIRKGTRSIVQRRVEEHHIDLMLGLCETTRCRREVVLNFLDEDYPEYCGNCDICQGALEGKELLDITDEMILYLSSIYRLDQRMNIEIIFSFLLGEEDFKFKDYMSLAHFGQGSGVSILKWRDIHRVALASGLVEVRFDKGSAVKLTKRSLRVLEGEDKVFMRTDLSRTTPPRAKKATKKVRKKRAPRVRKVKSYTASPAISLDSEERRLFDKLRELRRSIAKTKKVPAYKIFHDTTLLEIVKQRPTSVEEFSELHGVGRAKLKKYSKKFMEIL comes from the coding sequence ATGACAGACTCTAATCAACAGGAAAATTTAAGTTTTTCATTTTTCAACTCTGACCAATATAAGAGCAGCGCTCTTGAAGTCTTAAAGACAGTCTTTGGTCATAGCGAATTTCGTCATCATCAAGAGAAAATTATTACTGAAATTTTGGAGGGGCGAGATGTGCTGGCCCTTATGCCAACTGGTGGTGGAAAATCTCTATGTTACCAGATTCCGGCCCTCGTTAGAGATGGTGTGGGAATTGTTATCTCTCCTCTTATTTCTTTAATGGAAGATCAAGTATCTACTCTTAACGAAATGGGTGTGAGAGCAGCTTACTTAAATAGCTCTCTCTCAAGAGATGAGGGAAGAATGATTGAAGAGGAGCTGATCAATGAAGAGATTGATCTTCTCTATCTCGCTCCAGAGCGCTTACTACAACCTTATACTTTAAAACTTCTCTCATCACTAAAAGTTTCTGTAATCGCCATTGACGAAGCTCACTGCGTATCAAAGTGGGGCCCTGACTTTAGACCAGAGTATATGAACCTCTCGGTTTTAAAGCAGGCATTTGAAAGTGTTCCTAGAATTGCTCTCACGGCAACGGCCGATATTGATTCAAGAAAAACTATCGCCAGAGAATTATCTCTAGAAAATGCGAGGGTTTTCTTAAGTAGTTTTGATAGAGAGAATATCTCCTACGAAATTGAATTAAAGAATGATGACCCACAAATACAGCTTCTAAATTTTCTCGAACGATTTGATGTTGATGATGCTGGAATTATCTACTGTCTCTCTAGAAGAAAAGTTGAAGAGACTGCGGCTTTTCTAGTTGAAAACGGTTTCACCGCCTATGGCTATCATGCGGGAATGAGTGCTGTGAAAAGACGAAAGGTTCAACATGAATTCTTGTCCAATGAGGGAGTGATTATTGTTGCAACCATTGCTTTTGGAATGGGGATAGATAAACCAGACGTTCGCTTTGTGGCCCATATGGATCTTCCCAAGAGCGTTGAGTCCTATTATCAAGAAACGGGAAGGGCCGGAAGAGATGGACTTAGTGCCTGTGCATGGATGGTCTACTGCAAGAGAGACGCCGCGGTTTTAAAGCACCTCATTCGAAAGGGCACTAGAAGTATTGTTCAAAGAAGAGTGGAAGAGCATCATATTGATCTAATGCTAGGACTCTGTGAAACAACGAGATGCCGAAGAGAAGTGGTTCTAAACTTCTTAGATGAAGACTACCCTGAATATTGTGGGAATTGCGATATTTGCCAAGGGGCCTTAGAGGGAAAGGAATTATTAGATATTACTGATGAGATGATTCTCTACCTAAGCTCTATTTATAGACTTGATCAGAGAATGAATATTGAAATTATTTTTTCTTTCTTATTGGGTGAGGAGGACTTTAAATTTAAAGACTATATGAGTCTCGCTCACTTCGGACAAGGTTCTGGAGTTAGTATTCTAAAGTGGAGAGATATTCATAGAGTAGCTCTTGCCTCGGGGCTTGTAGAGGTAAGGTTTGATAAGGGTTCTGCTGTTAAGCTAACTAAGAGGAGTCTTAGAGTTCTTGAAGGAGAAGATAAGGTCTTTATGCGAACAGATCTCTCTAGGACAACACCTCCAAGAGCAAAGAAGGCCACAAAGAAAGTTAGAAAGAAGAGAGCTCCCAGGGTAAGAAAGGTAAAGAGTTATACTGCGAGTCCTGCAATCTCTCTAGACTCTGAAGAGAGACGCTTATTTGATAAGCTTAGGGAGTTAAGAAGATCAATAGCAAAGACTAAGAAAGTTCCGGCCTATAAGATATTTCACGATACAACTTTATTAGAAATCGTAAAGCAGAGACCAACGTCAGTAGAGGAGTTCTCTGAATTGCACGGGGTAGGTAGAGCGAAACTAAAGAAATATAGTAAGAAATTTATGGAAATTCTCTAA